A stretch of the Gemmatirosa kalamazoonensis genome encodes the following:
- a CDS encoding SusC/RagA family TonB-linked outer membrane protein encodes MPPTAARRLAPATPPILGGWLLLVTLALGAPDLRAQPTSGPTGVVAGTVTDGVAHTPLTGVAVALDGTRFGAATGADGRYRITGVPAGTYTAIARRIGYNPTRLSVTVTAGREATADFGLQASAIALDQVVISGTAGETQRREVGNAVATIDAATALQQSAAPNVASLLNARAPGVAVRQRTGRLGAGPTIEVRGRSSLSLENSPLIYVDGVRVNNQTSSGPQAVAGRLGGQGSQVGGRLNDINPDDIESIEVIKGPAAATIYGTEAANGVIQIITKKGAAGAAPQISAQVEEGSLEFANAVDRVQTNYFKDPTSGQIVTWNGLQQEADSGRPIYKTGQTRKFTGSLSGGRDALRYYLGSTYENDLGIEPNNSLRQFSLHTNLNSSVRPSTELAMSVNYVAGDTHLGADYGASPLLGAQVGHRLLFAGTRGFFAVPPEVPQQLYDNSTRVDRFTGSATITNRPASWFTQRAIVGLDYAGSDERALERFAPPEIARYLTAAAAGGAIGQTLRHNSVFTGDYNGSARVSLTSALSSKSSVGGQFYKTALNSSFLGGTAFPAPGVDIVSGTTAPVASSQSETINTTIGAYAEQQFGWHDRLFLSGALRVDNNSAFGEDFKWVTYPKVSASWVVNEEPFWERWRNAVNTLRLRAAYGESGRQPAAFSALRTFAATTGPGGSSAVTPNSLGNPDLKPERGKEVELGFEAGLYNRLTLDFTYYNKKTYDEIVQQPVAPSSGFPGTQYRNLGQVDNKGVELSANLRAVARRTVSWDINANVATNKDVIRDLGGLPTIIASYGAANVVGYPIGGIFVRHVISAERNATTGQATNILCEGPNGTGVACATAPFVFWGTPTPKVTGAVSSTVTLWQRLSLYGLADFRRGNKLQNSVELLRCTGAVGGALCRANYYPQEYDPLYLAETNINAVALGTVDQYIQDAGFTKLREISATYTFPERITRARTSLTIAGRNLYTWTKYRGIDPESNINNAATTTATLDQAVTPPLRSFVATVRVTW; translated from the coding sequence ATGCCACCCACGGCTGCCCGACGCCTCGCCCCCGCCACGCCCCCGATCCTCGGCGGCTGGCTCCTCCTCGTGACGCTCGCCCTCGGCGCGCCCGACCTGCGCGCCCAGCCGACGAGCGGCCCCACCGGCGTCGTGGCCGGCACCGTCACCGACGGCGTCGCCCACACCCCACTCACCGGCGTCGCCGTCGCGCTCGACGGCACCCGGTTCGGCGCCGCCACCGGCGCCGACGGCCGCTACCGGATCACCGGCGTGCCCGCGGGGACCTACACCGCCATCGCCCGGCGCATCGGCTACAACCCCACGCGGCTGTCGGTCACCGTGACCGCGGGGCGCGAGGCGACCGCCGACTTCGGCCTGCAGGCGAGCGCCATCGCCCTCGATCAGGTCGTCATCTCCGGCACCGCCGGCGAGACCCAGCGCCGCGAAGTGGGCAACGCGGTGGCGACGATCGACGCCGCGACGGCGCTGCAGCAGTCGGCGGCGCCGAACGTGGCGAGCCTGCTGAACGCGCGCGCCCCGGGCGTCGCCGTCAGGCAGCGCACCGGCCGGCTCGGCGCCGGGCCGACGATCGAGGTGCGCGGGCGCTCGTCGCTGTCGCTCGAGAACAGCCCGCTCATCTACGTCGACGGCGTGCGGGTGAACAACCAGACGAGCTCCGGCCCGCAGGCGGTCGCCGGGCGACTCGGCGGGCAGGGCTCGCAGGTGGGCGGCCGACTGAACGACATCAACCCCGACGACATCGAGTCGATCGAGGTGATCAAGGGCCCGGCCGCGGCGACCATCTACGGCACCGAGGCGGCGAACGGCGTCATCCAGATCATCACGAAGAAGGGCGCCGCCGGCGCCGCGCCGCAGATCTCGGCGCAGGTGGAGGAAGGCTCGCTCGAGTTCGCGAACGCCGTCGACCGCGTGCAGACGAACTACTTCAAGGATCCGACGAGCGGTCAGATCGTCACGTGGAACGGCCTGCAGCAGGAGGCCGACAGCGGCCGGCCGATCTACAAGACGGGCCAGACGCGGAAGTTCACCGGCTCGCTCAGCGGCGGCCGCGACGCGCTGCGCTACTACCTCGGCTCGACGTACGAGAACGACCTCGGCATCGAGCCGAACAACTCGCTGCGCCAGTTCTCGCTGCACACGAACCTGAACTCGTCGGTGCGGCCGAGCACCGAGCTGGCGATGAGCGTGAACTACGTCGCCGGCGACACGCACCTCGGCGCCGACTACGGCGCGTCGCCGCTGTTGGGCGCGCAGGTCGGGCACCGGCTGCTGTTCGCGGGCACGCGCGGCTTCTTCGCCGTGCCGCCGGAAGTGCCGCAGCAGCTCTACGACAACTCGACGCGGGTGGACCGTTTCACCGGCAGCGCGACGATCACGAACCGGCCGGCGTCGTGGTTCACGCAGCGCGCGATCGTGGGGCTCGACTACGCGGGGAGCGACGAGCGCGCGCTGGAGCGGTTCGCGCCGCCCGAGATCGCGCGCTACCTGACGGCGGCCGCCGCCGGCGGCGCGATCGGCCAGACGCTGCGCCACAACTCGGTGTTCACGGGCGACTACAACGGCTCGGCGCGCGTGAGCCTCACGAGCGCGCTCTCGTCGAAGTCGTCGGTGGGCGGGCAGTTCTACAAGACGGCGCTGAACTCGAGCTTCCTCGGCGGCACGGCGTTCCCGGCGCCGGGCGTGGACATCGTCTCCGGCACGACGGCGCCGGTCGCGTCGTCGCAGAGCGAGACGATCAACACGACGATCGGCGCGTACGCCGAGCAGCAGTTCGGGTGGCACGACCGACTGTTCCTCTCCGGCGCGCTGCGCGTGGACAACAACAGCGCGTTCGGCGAGGACTTCAAGTGGGTCACCTACCCGAAGGTGAGCGCGAGCTGGGTGGTGAACGAGGAGCCGTTCTGGGAGCGCTGGCGGAACGCGGTGAACACGCTGCGGCTGCGCGCCGCGTACGGCGAGTCGGGACGGCAGCCGGCGGCGTTCTCCGCGCTGCGCACGTTCGCGGCGACGACGGGGCCGGGCGGGTCGAGCGCGGTGACGCCGAACTCGTTAGGCAACCCGGACCTCAAGCCGGAGCGCGGCAAGGAGGTCGAGCTCGGGTTCGAGGCCGGACTCTACAACCGCCTGACGCTCGACTTCACGTACTACAACAAGAAGACGTACGACGAGATCGTGCAGCAGCCGGTGGCCCCGTCGAGCGGCTTCCCGGGGACGCAGTACCGCAACCTGGGCCAGGTCGACAACAAGGGCGTCGAGCTGAGCGCGAACCTGCGCGCGGTGGCGCGGCGCACGGTGTCGTGGGACATCAACGCGAACGTCGCGACGAACAAGGACGTCATCCGCGACCTCGGCGGGCTGCCGACGATCATCGCGTCGTACGGCGCGGCGAACGTGGTGGGCTATCCGATCGGCGGCATCTTCGTGCGCCACGTGATCTCCGCCGAGCGCAACGCGACGACGGGGCAGGCGACGAACATCCTGTGCGAGGGGCCTAACGGCACCGGCGTGGCCTGCGCGACGGCGCCGTTCGTCTTCTGGGGCACGCCGACGCCGAAGGTGACGGGGGCGGTGAGCTCCACGGTGACGCTCTGGCAGCGACTGTCGCTGTACGGGCTGGCCGACTTCCGGCGCGGCAACAAGCTCCAGAACTCGGTGGAGCTGCTGCGGTGCACGGGCGCCGTGGGCGGCGCGCTCTGCCGCGCGAACTACTACCCGCAGGAGTACGACCCGCTCTACCTCGCGGAGACGAACATCAACGCGGTCGCCCTCGGCACGGTCGACCAGTACATCCAGGACGCCGGCTTCACGAAGCTGCGCGAGATCTCGGCGACGTACACGTTCCCCGAGCGGATCACGCGCGCGCGCACGTCGCTGACGATCGCGGGGCGCAACCTGTACACGTGGACGAAGTACCGGGGCATCGACCCCGAGTCGAACATCAACAACGCGGCGACGACGACGGCGACGCTCGACCAGGCCGTGACGCCGCCGCTCCGCAGCTTCGTCGCCACCGTGCGCGTCACGTGGTAA
- the menC gene encoding o-succinylbenzoate synthase, protein MLCIRITLREIRLPLKEPFRISSGVVADRRILLLELHDADGARTWSECVAFDTPIYSPDTIDTSWLAIAEWIAPRVLGATFAHPRDVFPTLERDFRGHLMPKAAVEMGCWALAAEKEGVPLARLLGGTRDCIETGISLGIQASPDALVQRAAAAVAEGYRKVKLKIEPGRDVAYVRAVREALPDAPLMADANNAYTLAQADVLQQLDAFGLMMIEQPLAWDDLLQHASLQKRLTTPVCLDESITSLDRARDMVALGAGRIVNIKPGRVGGFGPSLAIHDFCAAHGVPVWCGGMLESGVGRAHNVALASLPNFTKPGDLSPSARYWARDVVDPEWTMDAEGRVRVPLERAGLGVTVDVDRIEDLTVRCVTLGA, encoded by the coding sequence ATGCTCTGCATCCGAATCACGCTGAGAGAGATCCGTCTCCCACTGAAGGAGCCGTTCCGCATCTCCTCCGGCGTCGTCGCCGACCGCCGCATCCTGCTGCTCGAGCTCCACGACGCCGACGGCGCGCGCACGTGGAGCGAGTGCGTCGCGTTCGACACACCGATCTACAGCCCCGACACCATCGACACGAGCTGGCTCGCGATCGCCGAGTGGATCGCGCCGCGCGTGCTCGGTGCGACGTTCGCCCATCCGCGCGACGTCTTCCCGACGCTCGAGCGCGACTTCCGCGGCCACCTCATGCCGAAGGCCGCGGTGGAGATGGGCTGCTGGGCGCTCGCCGCGGAGAAGGAGGGCGTGCCGCTCGCCCGCCTGCTCGGCGGCACCCGCGACTGCATCGAGACCGGCATCTCGCTCGGCATCCAGGCGAGCCCCGACGCGCTCGTCCAGCGCGCCGCGGCCGCGGTGGCCGAGGGCTACCGCAAGGTGAAGCTGAAGATCGAGCCGGGGCGCGACGTCGCGTACGTGCGCGCGGTGCGCGAGGCACTTCCCGACGCGCCGCTCATGGCCGACGCGAACAACGCGTACACGCTCGCCCAGGCCGACGTGCTGCAGCAGCTCGACGCGTTCGGCCTCATGATGATCGAGCAGCCGCTCGCGTGGGACGACCTCCTCCAGCACGCCTCGCTGCAGAAGCGCCTCACGACGCCCGTCTGCCTCGACGAGTCCATCACCTCGCTCGACCGCGCGCGCGACATGGTGGCGCTCGGCGCCGGCCGCATCGTGAACATCAAGCCGGGACGCGTCGGCGGCTTCGGGCCGTCGCTCGCCATCCACGACTTTTGCGCCGCGCACGGTGTGCCGGTGTGGTGCGGCGGCATGCTGGAGAGCGGCGTCGGTCGCGCGCACAACGTGGCGCTCGCGTCGCTGCCGAACTTCACGAAGCCCGGAGACCTCAGCCCGAGCGCGCGCTACTGGGCCCGCGACGTCGTCGACCCCGAGTGGACCATGGACGCCGAGGGCCGCGTCCGCGTCCCCCTCGAGCGCGCCGGCCTCGGCGTGACCGTCGACGTCGATCGCATCGAGGATCTCACCGTGCGGTGCGTGACGTTAGGCGCCTGA
- a CDS encoding SusC/RagA family TonB-linked outer membrane protein, protein MRRNTPWHVALVVLLGSGLARQAAAQATGIVRGTVTDSATQRPVIGAQVTVGSGARGAVTNDAGIYVVRGVPAGDALLRVQRIGYASAERRVAVDANGVTTVNVTITPVATVLSTVVSVGYGTSSRATVTSAIASVDSTAIRNAPVAALDNALQGKIAGVQVVQNSGEPGSGVSVRVRGPASLNAGNQPLYVVDGIPITQGAFEQISQSGQDQTAISALNPDEIASIDVLKDAAAAAIYGSRGSNGVILITTKRGTAGRMRFSLNAYGGTQRVEKKIGLLNAQQYVELMNESAKNDGYAVSDYDFVPGKDDAQSFDWQDAVFRRAAVSDAQLAMSGGSDRFRYFLSGSNFDQRGIVIGSGYRRQAGRVNLDLHAGDRLLLTTSLGLTREDDDRIPGDLSLDGVVTNAIGMQPMRPILGNSFGFGGTTEGLKYSNPVAIARYNQNNYQTLRALGHAEAKYSVADGFSLTGRVGADVFNIDELQWGSPKVDATSAKSLNGIGRDGHTAIDKYVMEGFFTAEPLRAANNNLSITGGSSLEYNRRYLSYLRGEGFPTGFTTYVRNATNVTSWDGSRSDNNLVSFFTRANWTLANRYLVGASLRADGSSRFGKDNRYGIFPAASVGWVVTDEPALSGLARIGTLKLRGSFGVTGNQGIGDYASLNLAAGAPYAGAPGVAGTQLGNANLKWETTKETDIGADFGFFDGRISVIADWYERNTSDLLVQRPIPVTSGYSSIWDNIGSIRNRGVDLGLHTVNLDGARGSLGLGWTSDLNVTWNRNTVTELYGGQPVTFTVSSRVTSAAAVGHPLGEFYMYKVLRIDPQDGNVVFAKASGGETKSPTSADLMFVGSPQPKYYGGFTNVLTWKTLDLRGFLQFSQGNKVFNMMRIFTDDGGYSYDNKSTLTLTRWQKPGDITDEPRFSYDGTSGARLMSSRMIEDGSFVRLGEITLGWKLPTRLVTSTGLDNARLYVSGRNLKTWTKYSGYNPDVSSSGAAANVITGVDYYAYPLARTFSLGLSAGW, encoded by the coding sequence ATGAGGCGCAACACTCCCTGGCACGTCGCGCTCGTTGTGCTGCTCGGCTCCGGACTCGCGCGGCAGGCCGCCGCACAGGCCACCGGGATCGTCCGTGGGACCGTCACCGACTCGGCCACGCAGCGACCCGTCATCGGGGCGCAGGTGACCGTCGGCAGCGGCGCGCGGGGCGCCGTCACGAACGACGCCGGCATCTACGTCGTGCGCGGCGTCCCCGCCGGCGATGCGCTGCTCCGCGTGCAGCGCATCGGCTACGCGTCCGCCGAGCGTCGCGTCGCGGTCGACGCGAACGGCGTCACCACCGTGAACGTGACCATCACGCCCGTCGCCACCGTGCTCTCCACGGTGGTGTCCGTCGGCTACGGCACGTCGAGCCGCGCCACGGTGACGAGCGCCATCGCGTCCGTCGACTCCACGGCGATCCGCAACGCGCCCGTCGCCGCGCTCGACAACGCGCTGCAGGGCAAGATCGCCGGCGTGCAGGTCGTGCAGAACTCCGGCGAGCCGGGGAGCGGCGTGTCGGTGCGTGTGCGCGGCCCCGCGTCGCTGAACGCGGGCAACCAGCCGCTCTACGTCGTCGACGGCATCCCGATCACGCAGGGCGCGTTCGAGCAGATCTCGCAGAGCGGCCAGGACCAGACCGCGATCTCGGCGCTCAACCCCGACGAGATCGCGTCCATCGACGTGCTGAAGGACGCCGCGGCCGCGGCCATCTACGGCTCGCGCGGATCCAACGGCGTCATCCTCATCACCACGAAGCGCGGCACCGCGGGGCGCATGCGCTTCTCGCTGAACGCGTACGGCGGCACGCAGCGGGTGGAGAAGAAGATCGGCCTGCTGAACGCGCAGCAGTACGTCGAGCTGATGAACGAGAGCGCGAAGAACGACGGCTACGCGGTGTCGGACTACGACTTCGTGCCCGGCAAGGACGACGCGCAGAGCTTCGACTGGCAGGACGCGGTGTTCCGCCGCGCCGCCGTCAGCGACGCGCAGCTCGCCATGAGCGGCGGCTCCGATCGGTTCCGCTACTTCCTGTCCGGCTCGAACTTCGACCAGCGCGGCATCGTCATCGGCTCCGGCTACCGCCGGCAGGCGGGCCGCGTGAACCTCGATCTGCACGCCGGCGACCGGCTGCTCCTCACCACGTCGCTCGGCCTCACGCGCGAGGACGACGACCGTATCCCGGGTGACCTGAGCCTCGACGGCGTGGTGACCAACGCCATCGGCATGCAGCCGATGCGGCCGATCCTCGGCAACAGCTTCGGATTCGGCGGCACGACGGAGGGGCTCAAGTACTCCAACCCGGTCGCGATCGCCCGGTACAACCAGAACAACTACCAGACGCTCCGCGCGCTCGGCCACGCCGAGGCGAAGTACAGCGTCGCCGACGGCTTCTCGCTCACCGGGCGCGTCGGCGCCGACGTCTTCAACATCGACGAGCTGCAGTGGGGCTCGCCGAAGGTCGACGCGACGTCGGCGAAGAGCCTCAACGGCATCGGCCGCGACGGCCATACCGCGATCGACAAGTACGTGATGGAGGGCTTCTTCACCGCCGAGCCGCTGCGCGCGGCGAACAACAACCTCTCCATCACCGGCGGCTCGAGCCTCGAGTACAACCGCCGCTACCTGAGCTACCTGCGCGGCGAGGGCTTCCCCACCGGCTTCACGACTTATGTGCGCAACGCGACGAACGTCACGTCGTGGGACGGCAGCCGCAGCGACAACAACCTCGTCTCGTTCTTCACGCGCGCGAACTGGACGCTCGCCAACCGCTACCTCGTGGGCGCCAGCCTGCGCGCGGACGGCTCGTCGCGCTTCGGCAAGGACAACCGCTACGGCATCTTCCCCGCCGCGTCCGTCGGCTGGGTGGTGACCGACGAGCCGGCGCTCTCCGGCCTCGCGCGCATCGGCACGCTGAAGCTGCGCGGCTCGTTCGGCGTCACCGGCAACCAGGGGATCGGCGACTACGCGTCGCTCAACCTCGCGGCCGGCGCGCCGTACGCGGGTGCCCCCGGCGTCGCCGGCACGCAGCTCGGCAACGCGAACCTGAAGTGGGAGACGACGAAGGAGACCGACATCGGGGCCGACTTCGGCTTCTTCGACGGCCGCATCTCCGTCATCGCCGACTGGTACGAGCGCAACACGAGCGACCTGCTCGTGCAACGGCCGATTCCCGTGACGAGCGGCTACTCGTCCATCTGGGACAACATCGGCAGCATCCGCAACCGCGGCGTCGACCTCGGCCTCCACACCGTGAACCTCGACGGCGCGCGCGGATCGTTAGGCCTCGGCTGGACGTCGGACCTCAACGTGACCTGGAACCGGAACACCGTCACGGAGCTCTACGGCGGGCAGCCGGTCACGTTCACCGTCAGCAGCCGCGTCACGTCGGCGGCCGCGGTCGGTCACCCGCTCGGCGAGTTCTACATGTACAAGGTCCTGCGCATCGATCCGCAGGACGGCAACGTCGTGTTCGCGAAGGCGTCGGGCGGCGAGACGAAGAGCCCCACGTCGGCGGACCTCATGTTCGTCGGCTCGCCGCAGCCGAAGTACTACGGCGGCTTCACGAACGTGCTCACGTGGAAGACCCTCGACCTGCGCGGCTTCCTGCAGTTCAGCCAGGGCAACAAGGTCTTCAACATGATGCGCATCTTCACCGACGACGGTGGCTACAGCTACGACAACAAGAGCACCCTCACGCTGACGCGCTGGCAGAAGCCGGGCGACATCACCGACGAGCCGCGCTTCAGCTACGACGGCACCTCCGGCGCGCGCCTCATGTCGAGCCGCATGATCGAGGACGGCTCGTTCGTCCGCCTCGGCGAGATCACGCTCGGCTGGAAGCTCCCGACGCGGCTCGTGACGTCGACGGGGCTCGACAACGCGCGACTGTACGTGTCGGGTCGCAATCTGAAGACGTGGACGAAGTACTCGGGCTACAACCCCGACGTGAGCAGCAGCGGCGCCGCGGCGAACGTCATCACGGGCGTCGACTACTACGCCTACCCGCTGGCCCGCACGTTCAGCCTCGGCCTGTCGGCCGGATGGTGA
- a CDS encoding cyanophycinase gives MRLARLRPALALLLATAGAAGAQSPRGTLFIVGGGTQPKALVDHFVALAGGPGKARIAILPMASGDPSTGPEKELQLDSLGADAFVVNVTRDQADADSIVRLVANATGIWFPGGDQARLARALAGSKLLHAIHARYQAGAVVGGTSAGAAIMSDSMLTGNQFRADGTVDTSGTGWQRVARRSIEIVPGLGFLHGAVVDQHFLRRQRNNRLLSVVLERPTLLGVGIDEGTALRVDPDGRWTIEGASAAIVFDARDAAVTPAASPARLGASGIRLHVLPAGSTFDPRTGKATLPPATR, from the coding sequence ATGCGCCTCGCTCGTCTCCGCCCCGCGCTCGCATTGCTGCTCGCCACCGCCGGTGCCGCGGGCGCGCAGTCCCCCCGCGGCACCCTGTTCATCGTCGGCGGCGGCACGCAGCCCAAGGCCCTCGTCGACCACTTCGTCGCCCTCGCCGGCGGCCCCGGGAAGGCCCGCATCGCCATCCTCCCGATGGCGAGCGGCGATCCGTCCACCGGGCCGGAGAAGGAGCTGCAGCTCGACTCCCTCGGCGCGGACGCGTTCGTCGTGAACGTCACCCGCGACCAGGCCGACGCCGACTCCATCGTGCGTCTCGTCGCGAACGCCACCGGCATCTGGTTTCCCGGCGGCGACCAGGCGCGCCTCGCGCGGGCGCTCGCCGGATCGAAGCTCCTGCACGCGATCCACGCGCGCTACCAGGCCGGCGCCGTCGTCGGCGGCACCTCCGCCGGCGCGGCGATCATGAGCGACTCCATGCTCACCGGCAACCAGTTCCGCGCCGACGGCACCGTCGACACGTCGGGCACCGGCTGGCAGCGCGTCGCGCGCCGCAGCATCGAGATCGTGCCCGGCCTCGGCTTCCTGCACGGCGCCGTCGTCGACCAGCACTTCCTCCGCCGCCAGCGCAACAACCGCCTGCTCAGCGTCGTGCTCGAGCGCCCAACGCTGTTAGGCGTCGGCATCGACGAGGGCACCGCGCTGCGCGTCGACCCCGACGGGCGATGGACCATCGAGGGCGCGAGCGCGGCGATCGTGTTCGACGCCCGCGACGCCGCCGTCACGCCCGCCGCATCGCCGGCGCGCCTCGGCGCCAGCGGCATCCGGCTCCACGTGCTCCCCGCCGGCAGCACGTTCGACCCGCGCACCGGCAAGGCGACGCTCCCTCCCGCCACGCGTTAG